The region CATCAAACCAAGTGAAACATAACCAAGCAACTAAATTGCTGACCTACAAACATCGAATATCACAAATCAGGGGTGCTGGGTGTACCTAGTTCACGCCATTAACCCCTGCTAGAACcatgcctatcagcggaggttggcacactaTCTTGAATGCAAAAACTCCACGGCGGCTCACCCTGATGTCCCTGGACGTCCCTACTCAAAAGGTCACAGAGATGAAAACCACACCAAATTGGGCAACGAATTGCTAAAATGGAAAAGGCTCCTATTTCCAAACCTGATTCATCAGACTGAAACCGAATGAGCAGTCCAGCATAACTGGGAGagggataggagattagattggggCAACCAACGCTCAAAAAATTGCCAGCAGTCTGAGTAGGATACCAACAGCAACAATAATCACAGCATTATAAATACAATAGACAACTAAAAAATAAGTTACGTTATACATTTAGTTAATTATCGGGGAGGGAGAGGTATTTAAGGTTATAAACTACCACTTGCCCTCCAAAATGCACAGAGATACCCAGTAATCCGCTATTGCAACCTACCCAAAGTTCTGTAACCAGCCTTATTTTATTCATTTAAAGGTGCAAAGTGCGGACTGATTAGACCGAGTGCAAAGAGATATACGAGATATACCCTAAAAGGCTCAGCACCAGTTCACACTGTCATCACTTTCCAACATACAAAGACAAACCTAGGGTTTAGTTCCACTGCACACTATCATGTCATTAACCACAAGGGGATGTCataatacaaaacctacaagaggcAGTATTCATAGACTTCACACTAATTGCACCATGCCCAGAGTAAATCAGCAAATAATCTTTGAAACCAAGATAATATTGATAGACTTGACTTAAATGTATAAATtcagcctcgacgcgtttccctcccGTGATAAGTCAGGAGGCACGTGGTAATTTGTGTTCATTGAAGCCATCAGAGATGTGTATAGCGCCTGGTTGTAGGTCAGCAGCTTAGTTGCTTGGTTATGTTTCACTTGGTTTGATGGTTTTTATTCATtcttaataaaatataatatttagtGGTATTAGTTTTTCGGTGACTCCCAAGTACCTTATGTAAACATGTATAGCAATATTGATCATGTATTCATTAGTCGCAGTGTGCTGATGCATCGTGTATGTATATGTTCATATGTAGTAGCTCAGATGTCTGCAGTATCTGAAGACTGCATACTAAGTTAAACAGGATGTGCCTCCTTGTAAAGGGGTATCTTGATGTTTCCATATCTGTACCTGTGGTTTTGTAATATGTAGTGTATAATCCTGACAGAATTGCCGTTGCTATGTGCCACCATCTAGAGCTACATCTATCTGTACAACAGAATGAatgtctttaaagaggttgtccaggcttgggggttcaagtctgcagtcactctgtatgactgTAGATTTGTGGATCCTCACAGCATGCACATACCactcgctgtcaggattctctgaccTCGAGTGGGTGGTTGACTGCCACATTCTGACTACACTTGTCCGACATTGCTCAACTTACTTGTATTGAACGAGGCTGTGGAGGTCTTGTctgcacatgactgcatgtatgcagatcgcatacttgcggtcatgcGCCCACCCAGGGCTGacatcagagaatcctgacagcgttcaTACTGCGGGCTGTGAGGATTCAGAATGTGACTGCAGACCAGAAAACCAAGGCTCGACAACAATCTGCTTATACAGTAAGTATATCATTAGCCTGAGCTAATCTCCATCTCCAAGAGCTGTTTGCCAAGCTTTCATTTGGCTGGCCATAATTCCTCCTGATATCCCATACACACGTGCATGTAGCCAAGCTGGCATGAGGTCTTAATAAGGCCAAGAGAGTAAGCGGCTGCCGGACGCCTCTGACTGCAGCTTATTTCCTGAGAACCGGATCAGGTATTCCAATTCCACGTGCCCATCTCAGCTCTGCCATCATTTGTTGGTCCCTGGTCCAGCCAAGATCTGCAAATTTAGCTTACTGTAATGTGTATGAGCACCTAAAGAGTCTCCCTGGTCTACTAGGCACGAGCTCAAGTCCACTTCATAGAAGTTAGATAGTAAACAAGTCTTGATTTGACTGTGGGCGAAAGCCTGGATGCTCTTAGGAAAAAAGCTGAGCGTAATGGGGATATGCATACTCCATATCAATTATTTTCTCTTTATTGGGTGGAGCCTTGGAAATGATGGTGGTTATTAACCTGGATGGGCCGCTTGTTGTACACGTTCTCATGTAAAGCTTCGTTTTAACCGTTCTTTTTGTGTCTGTTTTTCAGTCCTCATTTGTTGTAGATGAAGTGAGCAACATCATTAAAGAGGTCAGTTCACACCGTTGAGTAAGACAGTGTAGCTCTGTATATTGTATAAAGTGTTCAGAAGAGATGCTTGTGTTCTGTTAGAATTTCATATTTTATACTGTCTCGTAATACTACAATGTTCTTTGTGTTTAGTCAATAGAAAGTGCCATTGGTGGGAATGCATATCAACACAACAAAGTCAATCAGTGGACCACTAACGTCGTGGAGCAGACTCTGAGCCAACTTACAAAGCTGGGAAAGCCATTTAAATACATAGGTATGATGTAAaatcccaacacccaggtagctaAAGTTGAGGTAGGGTCCAAGACCACTTTTAATAACTCAGTTCCACCCCTAGCTCCCCCAAATTTTGCCTGTTGTGTGAAACTTCTCACAGCATAGGGTACTGAACTTGACTTGTGTCCATAGAAAATTTCAGGTCTGAAAAGCCtataatgttttattttttcccccagtTACCTGTGTGATTATGCAAAAGAATGGTGCAGGTCTTCATACAGCGAGTTCCTGCTTTTGGGATAATTCAACCGATGGTAAGTGTAATTGAACCCTTCTACAGTTGCTTGTCCACCTTTTGTAGGGTTCTCCAGGGTAGATTTCATTATAGAAAATGATTAGGGACCTGGATGTTACTTACGTTATACCTGCCCGTTTCAGCAGTCTGCTTTTGTTATTGTCTGCTGATCCTCAAGTTTTCTTTCTTGTCTTCATTGTAAACGAATTTGAGTTTTTATTGAGTTTAGATTGTAATCGAACAGTCCCGCAGTGCTCAGCTTGTATTTCCCAGTAGTGTGTGCAGCATCTGCAGAAAGTTTACTCAGACATTTTGCATTAACTCTACGTAGTCATCAGTTCCTAAAGACCTGCTCCAGACACCTCAAATATCTCCTGTAAGATCTAGTGACTAAATGCACAAAGGGGTTTTCAGAATGCGCATAGCTGCCCCTTCAATCAGGTGACTGTCAGGGAGCTGACTGAGCGTTTGACCTCTACTGATCTTATGGATGAGGCCTATTCTAATGATAGGTTATCAAAATAAGAGCCCAAAGCCCGTTTTAAAGGGTTGTTTCCAAAGAGTTATGGTTTCATAGTGAACTTTTTTTTAGACATTCTTGAGAACTTTTTTCATTTGTATACTTTTAtcggtgcttacaagctctttgctaatGAACTTGTAAGCACTGCTTTAAAGTTGGTTGGATCGCTGGAGAGCTTTACTGTCTCCTAATCCCAGCCAGCTCCAGTGTGGTAGTTGATATCCTAAACAACAAACTGAaaacaaaataaattttattaaaccTTGAATTGCAAAAGTGATTGTTTTAACAAACGCTATCCAACAACACTCATCTGTGAAAATGGAATTAACTTTAAAAGGATAATCTCAAGTTTAAATTGCTTTAGCTAGATGGCATGAAAATGAGCAAGTTTGCAATGAACTTGCTTTTTCTTTCTGCTGTAATGTTCCTGCAATGAAACCTTGTATCTTTCATTGGAGTGCAGCTGATTTCCATGGAGCTCTGCCACTATTGCTTTCCCAGATGCTGGCCAAATGTGCTGAGCAGTTACCTTCCAGGAAATCTGTGAACTCCTAACTCGCAGTCACCTCTCTCTCCAGCCATAGATTTATATACAGCAGTTAACTGCTCAGCTCCTGACAAACTGCTGTGATACTATTTTTCTAACCCTTTAACGATCGCCGATGCACTTTAAAACAGGGTttacactatttaggcacatcaggggttctctaaaTACGACATGGCATCGgctatcgattccagccatttttgtgttcaaaagtcaaactgtgctccttcccttctgagccctgccgtacgtccaaacagtagttttcccccacgtaTCTGGtgtcgtcgtactcaggagaaatttaacacaacacattttttttggtccattttctcctgttatccttgtgaacgtAAACAAAATTAAGCTAAAGaaacctttttgttttgtttttttttttaaaaaaaaaggaaagtattcatttatttttttttttaatccacattccattaattcctgtgaagcacctggagggttaataaacttcgtgagtgtgtttgagcactttgagggttgcagtttttagaatggtgtcacttttgggtattttatgtcaaatgtgatgtggacctaagaaaaaaacaaaattaaaataaatgcttttataaattttgttaggaagttgtgtTACATTTTCCAAcagaaaaaatgatgtttcaaaaattgcgctgatgtaaagttgacttctgggaaatgttatttatgaattaTTTTGTTTGGTAGAAgtatctgatttaaggacataaaaatgtaCTCCAGAATTAGCAGccactgatagctgaatgtgttacagcaggaCTTGTGCTGGACTTTATAGTTCTACTATTCACCAAAGCTGGTGCTCAAGGAGGAGAGCCCACCATGCCAGAAACAAAGAAGTGAGAGAGTCTACCTAGCTTTGAGTTGCTTAAGAGACTACTTTACAATAACCCTTTACATGCAAGGTGGCACAGGAGAGGGATAATGTGCTGTAAAGACCAGGAGAATTTCCCCACCATGGCTTACACGATTGCTGGACATAGCATTTATACATTGGTAGCAAGCACTTAGCAATTTCCTAGTTGTCCTTGTGATCAGTGACTGTTCCTGTACGTACCTGTGCTCagtgagtgcattatacaatagttATTCtcctttttgtttctttgcaggaAGCTGTACTGTTCGATGGGAGAACAAGACTATGTACTGTATAGTCAGTGCCTTTGGACTTGCTATTTaaccattttcttttttgtttctgtCCTTTAAAATGTTTTATCATTCTATATGTATTTTGCTTTGTACACACTTTGTAttgtttgatttcttttttttttcttttactttaatTCACTAAGTATCTTCTTTTCAGAACACTTTAGTTTCTATTCATGTATTAAAACTTTCTGTAATTTTAAGGTGCTACAACCTGAAAGTGCCACTATAAAGCTTTCTTCAAATCTTACCACTGAGACACTTGTCGTATGTTGTATTTTAGCAAGGGCAAAATAAATGATTGATTGGAACATTTTCTATACTTATAATTTAGGTTTGATTAATTGTGTGATGCGCTGACTATGCCAAATGAGGAgttaattttttttagaaaatggaGAAGTACAAAGTAGCCTACAGTGATGCTGGTTGCTTTGTGGCCATTATATCAGTAGTACTACTAGTGGGTGAGGCTTTCTTCTATAGAAAGGTTTTTGTacaacagaaaaaaatgtaaaaaaaaaccgcaTCGTTTGAAAGAGCGTTTAGGAATCTTTCATTTTGCTCCTATTGTAAAACACTGCATTGCATTACAGATAAATATTCTTATGTTTATGCAAACCGGGTCAGCCTTGGATGTTTCGGGACACATATTGCTGGTACCAGCAGCATGTAGGTCACTGGTTTCATTTCATTTTAGAGGGCTGTGTTTGGAAAGGCGCTGTCTGTGTTGCTACTGTGTGTGATTCAGACCTCCCCCATAGATTAAAGAGAGGATATCGTGGCCTAGTGTCTAAGCGCTAACAGGTAGGTAGTTgcgacctacctgcctgttgtgctggcGCCATTTTCTGCTGGCACCAAGCGGTCACTGACCAATATTGAACAGAGCAGCACTTCCTCTGTGCCAGGTACTGCAGCATAGTCCTCAGTGCCAGGCATAACCACATGTCAGACACACAGCGTTTCAAAACAGTACTCTCTTATGCTCAGTGGTCCTCCCCTAAAAGTAGACCATTAATATAAATTccttaaaaaaaaactaattttccaAAATAAATGGTCTTAAGTTGCCATGCGTGCAACTGAGGAAGGGGCTTCCGATCCACTTCATTACTGTTCCCATTGAACTACAGTTTAGCCTCACCTACTATTGCTGTGTTTCTGGATCTTGCTTGGACTGGATAACATGTTGAAGGATCGGATTGTTTAATTTaatggagtattcccatctccaagatcctatcccactaTGCACCAGCAgcatccaattagaaatatagtttaGTTCCTCTGATTCCCTATGTCACTTCCCCCATGCTcatggcattgcagtagcttaggtatccatggttagaaCCACTCATATAATGACAGTTGTTAGTGGTTTTAACTATGGATACCTGAGCTACTGCCATATTCTGCACATGGAATAAGCaatatagcgaatcagaaaaactatactacttttctaaatggaggtatttgc is a window of Ranitomeya variabilis isolate aRanVar5 chromosome 2, aRanVar5.hap1, whole genome shotgun sequence DNA encoding:
- the DYNLT1 gene encoding dynein light chain Tctex-type 1, with product MDEFQTAEESSFVVDEVSNIIKESIESAIGGNAYQHNKVNQWTTNVVEQTLSQLTKLGKPFKYIVTCVIMQKNGAGLHTASSCFWDNSTDGSCTVRWENKTMYCIVSAFGLAI